A stretch of DNA from Methylomicrobium lacus LW14:
GTTGCAACAATCTGGTCGCCTGGACATGGACGACTGAAAACAGCCATTGTCTTATCGTCGTGAACCTGTCTGAAACGCAAAGCCAGAGCCGAATAAAAATAGCCTGGCCGGGACTCAAGGACCAGCTTTGGCGGCTGAACGACGTGTTCCAGTCAACGAGCTTTGAACGCGATGGAACGGAGTTGGAACAAGAAGGCTTATACGTCGATCTACCGGCATGGGGATTTCATTTTCTGATCGCGGAGCGTCCTTGATCGGGTTCTCAGGTCGGAGGAAAACATCGACCCGCGCCGGCCCAGCCGTTTGCCGCTGCTGTTCGTGATAGATAGACGGCTTTGGCGACGGGTCGGCTGGTGGAAACAGCGATGAGAGTGGTGATTGATGGCGGCCTGAATCATGAAAGGCGACGCTGACTATGCAACAGTTTCCGGCGTCATCTTGCAGTGACCTCGGGAAGCCTGTTTCGGGTGGGACAGTTTTACGAAGCCTATCGGGACGATGAAAAAGTCTCGGCACTGCCGAAACAATTGCCGTGAACCTAAACCAGACTATCCTTAACCAGAGCCAACGCCCGGAATAATGCGCGCTTTACCTGCGCCTGGCGATTCGTGAACATTGGAGCAGCCGTAGGGTCCCAATCAATCCCCGGAGAAATAAACTATGAAAAAATTATTATTCACCTTAATTCTCTTTAGCAGTGCGGCAGGGTTTGTTCACAGTGACGACAGCATTTATGGTCCAGGCGGTGCAAACCTTGGGCCTGATGGCAATCCCTATCAACAGCAGCAGCGGCAAAATACTGTCGCCGAAGAGGAATCCGGCTCTGGTCTGACCCTCCGCCAGCAAAGCAACGGACATTATTTTGTTGATGGCTCGATTAACGGTTCCCCGCTTATCTTTGTGATCGACACCGGCGCTTCGGTCGTCACCTTGCCGCGGGAGGTGGCGTTGGGGGCGGGTATTTATTGTGAAAACGATACAACCGTGGAGACCGCAAACGGCACAGCCCAAGCCTGCACAGGCACGATCCCAAAGCTTAAATTTGGAGACTTCACGCTAACCGATTTGCGCTGCATCATAGTTCCCA
This window harbors:
- a CDS encoding retropepsin-like aspartic protease family protein, whose amino-acid sequence is MKKLLFTLILFSSAAGFVHSDDSIYGPGGANLGPDGNPYQQQQRQNTVAEEESGSGLTLRQQSNGHYFVDGSINGSPLIFVIDTGASVVTLPREVALGAGIYCENDTTVETANGTAQACTGTIPKLKFGDFTLTDLRCIIVPKLKQALLGSNVLKDFKLLQNNGEMRITKKIKG